The Rahnella aquatilis CIP 78.65 = ATCC 33071 genomic sequence TGACCGGTAAAGATCAAAACGCCCGTTCTCTCGTCGCCAGTGAAAATAAAAGATGCTTAACAGGCGATGACGGTAAAGTGGATTTTACCTGGACGGCGCAGCGCCGTAAGGCTCTGGATTACGCGGCAACATACGGTAAAAATAAAAAGGTCATCAGCCAACTCGATGCCTGTGCTGCCGAGCTAGATAAGATTGTTGTGCCGCTTCATCAGGCTAAGAAACCGGTTATGTTGGCCCCTCTGCACATGGTGTCAGATATTCTGGCTGGCATTGTGGCCAGTAAAACCTGTCCGGGTAAAGGCACGGTGATCGTCTCTTCCAATGCTGAACACTATATCGAACAGGACAGAATGAAAGGCGGCATAAATCTTGACTATTGCTCTATTCACAATAAAAGTCAGGATGTCGCGAAAAATATGATTTCTGCCTGCATGGAGGCGGCTGAAAATAAAAGCAATATCATTATTTTTCCGGACATCACACCGGACTATACAATAGCGACTGATAGTGCTTATTCCTCCAA encodes the following:
- a CDS encoding ABC transporter → MQSLFLLSKIERQGLIFLLRGLKQTRWVLNKIPLGVIFAGLHTVRLLRLTGKDQNARSLVASENKRCLTGDDGKVDFTWTAQRRKALDYAATYGKNKKVISQLDACAAELDKIVVPLHQAKKPVMLAPLHMVSDILAGIVASKTCPGKGTVIVSSNAEHYIEQDRMKGGINLDYCSIHNKSQDVAKNMISACMEAAENKSNIIIFPDITPDYTIATDSAYSSKLKCRLFDRPAKLHNGVVRLAKMLSADVVFYYLYYDRGLKIRIFPAVSAKNVAEKMPEIIEHSIRSHPQDWLLWHLHSLYFINE